The Haloferax sp. Atlit-12N region GGTCCGGCGGTTCCGACTCCGTGCCGCGAACGCGTACCTCGTCTCCGACGGCTCGGAGACGGTGCTCGTCGACGCCGGGACGCCGCGGGACCGCGACCGACTCCTCCGCGGCCTCGCCCGCGTGGACCTCGACCCCGGCGCTATCGACCGGGTGCTCGTGACCCACTTCGACCTCGACCACGTCGGGACGCTCGCCTCGCTCAGCCTCCGCGACGACGTGCCGATTCACCTCGCCGAGCCGGACGCCTCACACCTGACAGGCGCGTCGAAGCCGTCGCTCCGGTCGGCGAAGGGCGCGGCGCAGCGCGTACTCACGTCGTTTCTCGACCGACCGACGAACACCGTGGAGGTCGTCCGCGACGGCGACGAACTCGGCGGCTTCGTCGCGTACCGGACGCCCGGGCACACCCCCGGCCACACCGCGTTCGTCCACGAGAACCACGGCGTCGCGTTCGTCGGCGACATGGTCCGCGAGTCGAACGGGAGCCTCGGGCTGTTGCCGGGCATCCTCGCGACCGACGCCGCGGAAAACAGGCGGAGCGTCCGCGAGTTCGCGGCGCGCTGCCCGCCGGTCGACGTGGTCGCCATGGGACACGGAGAACCGATCACGGAGTACGGGTACGGCGCGCTCAAGCGACTCGCGGACAAGCTCTGACCAGACAGCAGTCGCTCTCGGAGGTGTACGCGGTTACGTGACGGCGAGACGCCGAGCTATCGCTCGTGTCTGAGTTAAGAGCGGGGACCGCGGCCGAGCGCAGGTCCCCGGACTGACCAAGCCACTGTGAGGAGCACCAGTCTCACAGCTGCCTGACGCGCCCGGCGGAAGTGAATCGAACCACGCGCGTCAACACCACGTTAGACACTAGTTGTAAAAAGTCCTTTGTTATCGCCAATTAGAACCACGGCCTCCAGAACGACTGGATAAATATGCTCTTATGTGAGCCATATAGCCGTATCAACTGAACATATGATAACCTTCATGGTTGTTACTGGACGAACGGACGCCAGAATCGTGAAGAATCTATCGAATACGTGGACGACGGTCGAATACGGCCGAAAATAGGCTATCTGACCAGATACGGGTCCGCTCCGGGCATGAAGCGGCCGAGGTCTGACTCGCGGCGGAAGTCGGTCGACTGTAGCTCCAGCAGGCCGGCGACGAGTTCGTCGTGGTCGCCGTCGTCCCACTCGGCGGGGTCCTTGATGGGCAACACGAGAAAGCCGCTCCCGCGGAGTTCCTCGCCGTGGAGTTCCTCCATGTCCACGTCGGTCTTCCAGCCGACGGACGTGTAGTTGTTCAGCACGTGCTTGGTCGCCACCGCGCCGACCGGCAGGAGGACGTGCGCGGCGATGGCACGGAGTTCCGCGTCGAAAAAGCGCTCCATGTCGGTGTAGTCGGCCGCCGACGGCGTCCCGTCCGGCACGCACATGTGCAGGTACGACAAGAACGTGCTGTTGACGGTCGGTTCGTCGCCGGCCTCGGCCAGCAGTTCGCCGTCTTCGAGCGCCGCGAACAGTTTGTCGCCCGCCTCCCCCGAAAAGGGGATGCCAGTCTCGATGCCCCCGTGGACGCCGGGATGGTCGCCGATGACGTGGAAGTCGGCGTTGGCGTCGCCGTAGCCGGGGACGAACCGGTCACACGACGGTCGCATGTCGAACGGATTTCTCGTGCGGTCGGTTACGTTTCTCACGCTACTCTCTGTGGGTGCGGTCGGTAAAGAATACGTGGTTCGCCCCGATATCGTACACGAACGAGCGTGAGGAACGCATCGAGAGAGAACGTCGTCCGCGCCGTCGGCCGGCGAGCCCCCGCTCAGAGTTCGACGCCCGAGGGGATGAGGCTCTGGCTCCGCAGGAGCGTTCCGTCGCCGTCGTAGACGAGGAACGTCGATTTCTCGAAGGTCTCGAAGTGGTCGCCCTCGATGGCCACGTCGACGCGGTAGCGGCCCTCGTCGTCGCCCGCGACGCGTCCGTACTCGC contains the following coding sequences:
- a CDS encoding MBL fold metallo-hydrolase yields the protein MAIPTDSVRRFRLRAANAYLVSDGSETVLVDAGTPRDRDRLLRGLARVDLDPGAIDRVLVTHFDLDHVGTLASLSLRDDVPIHLAEPDASHLTGASKPSLRSAKGAAQRVLTSFLDRPTNTVEVVRDGDELGGFVAYRTPGHTPGHTAFVHENHGVAFVGDMVRESNGSLGLLPGILATDAAENRRSVREFAARCPPVDVVAMGHGEPITEYGYGALKRLADKL
- a CDS encoding uracil-DNA glycosylase family protein codes for the protein MRNVTDRTRNPFDMRPSCDRFVPGYGDANADFHVIGDHPGVHGGIETGIPFSGEAGDKLFAALEDGELLAEAGDEPTVNSTFLSYLHMCVPDGTPSAADYTDMERFFDAELRAIAAHVLLPVGAVATKHVLNNYTSVGWKTDVDMEELHGEELRGSGFLVLPIKDPAEWDDGDHDELVAGLLELQSTDFRRESDLGRFMPGADPYLVR